A portion of the Streptococcus urinalis 2285-97 genome contains these proteins:
- the gatA gene encoding Asp-tRNA(Asn)/Glu-tRNA(Gln) amidotransferase subunit GatA — translation MSLHDKTIEELHDLLVKKEISATELTKETLADIKKREELVDSFITIAEEKALAQAEAIDQSGIDASNLMSGIPLAVKDNISTSGILTTAASKMLYNYEPIFNATAVENALNQGMILIGKTNMDEFAMGGSTETSYFKKTKNAWDQTKVPGGSSGGSATAVASGQVRLSLGSDTGGSIRQPAAFNGIVGLKPTYGSVSRYGLIAFGSSLDQIGPFAPTVKENAQLLNVIASQDSKDSTSAPIEVGDYTSKIGKDIKGMKIALPKEYLGEGIDPKIKENILEAAKTFEKLGAIVEEVSLPHSKYGVAVYYIIASSEASSNLQRFDGIRYGFRADDAKSLEEIYVNTRSQGFGDEVKRRIMLGTFSLSSGYYDAYFKKAGQVRTLIIQDFDKVFADYDLILGPTTPNVAFDLDTLSHDPVAMYLADLLTIPVNLAGLPGISIPSGFVEGLPVGLQLIGPKYSEEVIYQVAAAFEASTDYHKQQPIIFEGGR, via the coding sequence ATGTCATTACATGATAAGACAATTGAAGAATTACATGATCTCCTTGTAAAAAAGGAAATTTCAGCCACTGAATTGACAAAAGAAACGCTTGCTGATATCAAAAAGAGAGAAGAATTAGTTGATTCTTTTATTACAATTGCTGAAGAAAAAGCGTTGGCGCAAGCCGAAGCAATCGACCAATCTGGAATTGATGCATCAAATCTAATGAGTGGAATTCCTTTAGCAGTTAAAGATAATATTTCAACATCTGGTATTTTAACAACAGCTGCTTCTAAAATGTTATATAATTATGAACCAATTTTTAATGCAACAGCTGTCGAAAATGCTTTAAACCAAGGAATGATTCTGATTGGGAAAACCAATATGGATGAGTTTGCTATGGGCGGATCAACAGAAACATCTTACTTTAAAAAGACCAAAAATGCTTGGGATCAAACAAAAGTTCCAGGAGGTTCTTCAGGTGGTTCAGCTACAGCAGTAGCATCAGGACAAGTTCGCTTATCTCTAGGATCTGATACAGGAGGTTCTATTCGTCAACCAGCAGCCTTTAATGGGATTGTCGGTTTGAAACCAACCTATGGTTCTGTTTCGCGTTATGGGTTGATTGCGTTTGGATCTTCATTAGATCAAATTGGGCCATTTGCTCCGACTGTCAAAGAAAATGCACAGCTATTAAATGTTATTGCCAGCCAAGATAGCAAAGATTCAACATCTGCACCTATTGAAGTGGGGGACTATACTAGTAAGATTGGCAAAGATATTAAAGGGATGAAAATTGCCTTACCAAAAGAATATCTTGGTGAAGGTATTGACCCTAAAATCAAAGAAAATATCTTAGAAGCGGCTAAAACATTTGAAAAATTAGGTGCCATAGTTGAGGAAGTCAGTCTTCCACATAGTAAATATGGGGTTGCAGTTTATTATATCATTGCATCTTCAGAAGCATCATCTAACTTACAACGGTTTGATGGTATTCGTTATGGTTTTAGAGCAGATGATGCTAAAAGCTTAGAAGAGATTTATGTGAATACGAGAAGTCAAGGATTTGGTGATGAAGTTAAACGTCGTATAATGCTTGGGACATTCAGTTTATCATCAGGTTACTATGATGCTTACTTTAAAAAAGCAGGTCAAGTGAGAACACTAATTATTCAAGATTTTGACAAAGTATTTGCTGACTATGATTTAATTTTAGGACCAACTACACCAAATGTTGCATTTGATTTAGATACATTAAGTCATGACCCGGTTGCTATGTATTTAGCTGATTTATTAACAATACCGGTTAATCTAGCAGGTTTACCTGGAATTTCAATTCCTTCAGGATTTGTTGAAGGACTTCCAGTAGGCTTACAATTAATTGGACCTAAGTACTCAGAAGAAGTCATTTATCAAGTTGCTGCTGCTTTTGAGGCAAGTACAGATTATCATAAACAACAACCAATTATTTTTGAAGGAGGACGCTAA
- the grpE gene encoding nucleotide exchange factor GrpE: MSKKENEKVTPEEVVEEMATEEKTEEVIQEETTERSELEMANERAEEFENKYLRAHAEMQNIQRRANEERQNLQKYRSQDLGKAILPSLDNLERALAVEGLTDDVKKGLEMTQESLIAALKAEGIEEIPADGEFDHNLHMAIQTMPADEDHPADSIAQVFQKGYKLHERILRPAMVVVYN, from the coding sequence TTGTCAAAAAAAGAAAATGAAAAGGTTACTCCTGAAGAAGTCGTAGAAGAGATGGCTACTGAAGAAAAAACTGAAGAAGTAATCCAGGAAGAAACGACTGAACGTTCTGAATTAGAAATGGCAAATGAACGTGCAGAAGAGTTTGAAAATAAATACCTTCGCGCACATGCTGAGATGCAAAACATTCAACGTCGTGCAAATGAGGAAAGACAAAATCTACAAAAATATCGTTCACAAGATTTAGGGAAGGCTATTTTACCATCTCTAGATAATTTGGAAAGAGCTTTAGCAGTAGAAGGTCTCACAGATGATGTTAAAAAAGGCTTAGAAATGACTCAGGAAAGTCTTATTGCTGCTTTAAAAGCTGAAGGTATTGAGGAAATTCCAGCTGATGGAGAGTTTGACCATAATTTGCATATGGCTATTCAAACCATGCCAGCTGATGAGGACCATCCAGCTGATAGCATAGCTCAAGTCTTCCAAAAAGGTTATAAGTTGCACGAACGCATTTTAAGACCTGCAATGGTAGTTGTTTATAATTAA
- a CDS encoding rhodanese-like domain-containing protein, giving the protein METISVKSLNELMAKEAINLIDVREKEEYDSFHIPCAKNIPLSDVYHDKMSLDKEDTYYIVCKGGTRSRKAAEFLADHGYNVVDVMGGTLAWGEMFPRS; this is encoded by the coding sequence ATGGAAACTATTTCAGTAAAATCATTAAACGAACTAATGGCAAAAGAAGCTATCAATCTAATAGATGTTCGTGAAAAAGAAGAATATGATTCTTTTCATATCCCTTGTGCAAAAAACATACCACTTAGTGATGTCTACCACGACAAAATGTCTCTTGATAAAGAAGATACCTACTACATCGTTTGTAAAGGTGGGACACGTTCACGAAAAGCTGCTGAATTTTTAGCAGATCATGGATATAATGTTGTTGATGTTATGGGTGGAACATTAGCTTGGGGTGAAATGTTTCCTCGTTCATAA
- a CDS encoding PFL family protein: MDIRQVKETIDMIDEQHFDIRTITMGISLLDCIDTDIDKVCDKVYRKIVDKASNLVTVGNQIAAELGIPIVNKRVSVTPISLIGAATNVDDYTPIAKAMDAAAEEIGVDFIGGFSALVQKGYQKGDEILIQSIPRALAETNKVCASVNIGSTKAGINMTAVADMGKVIKETADLSDMGAAKLVVFANAVEDNPFMAGAFHGVGEADVVINVGVSGPGVVKRALEKVKGESFDVVAETVKKTAFKITRIGQLVGQMASERLGVKFGIVDLSLAPTPAVGDSVARVLEEMGLEAVGTHGTTAALALLNDAVKKGGVMACNQVGGLSGAFIPVSEDEGMIAAVQNGSLNLEKLEAMTAICSVGLDMIAIPEKTPHETIAAMIADEAAIGVINQKTTAVRIIPKGKEGDLINFGGLLGMAPVMSVNKNSSNAFIQRGGQIPAPIHSFKN, encoded by the coding sequence ATGGATATTAGACAGGTCAAAGAAACGATTGACATGATTGATGAACAACATTTTGATATCAGAACCATTACAATGGGGATTTCTTTACTAGATTGTATCGATACTGATATTGATAAGGTTTGTGATAAAGTCTATCGTAAAATTGTTGACAAAGCTTCAAATCTAGTTACAGTGGGTAATCAAATCGCAGCAGAATTGGGTATTCCAATTGTCAATAAGCGGGTATCAGTGACTCCGATTTCTTTGATTGGGGCTGCAACTAATGTGGACGATTATACACCTATTGCAAAAGCTATGGATGCCGCTGCTGAAGAAATTGGAGTAGATTTTATTGGTGGTTTTTCTGCATTAGTTCAAAAAGGCTATCAAAAAGGCGACGAGATTCTTATCCAATCTATTCCTAGAGCTTTAGCAGAAACCAATAAAGTATGTGCTTCTGTTAATATTGGGTCAACTAAAGCTGGAATCAATATGACAGCAGTTGCTGATATGGGAAAGGTTATTAAAGAAACAGCTGATTTATCAGATATGGGTGCAGCTAAATTAGTTGTATTTGCAAATGCGGTCGAAGACAATCCTTTTATGGCAGGTGCTTTTCATGGTGTTGGTGAGGCGGATGTTGTTATCAATGTTGGCGTCTCTGGTCCAGGTGTTGTCAAAAGAGCACTAGAGAAGGTAAAAGGTGAAAGTTTTGATGTTGTTGCAGAAACTGTCAAAAAGACTGCCTTTAAGATTACTAGAATTGGTCAATTAGTAGGTCAAATGGCCTCTGAAAGATTAGGTGTAAAATTTGGAATTGTGGATTTAAGTTTAGCACCTACACCTGCAGTTGGGGACTCAGTTGCCAGGGTTTTAGAAGAAATGGGCCTTGAAGCAGTAGGAACACATGGTACTACGGCTGCCTTAGCTCTCTTAAATGATGCTGTAAAAAAAGGCGGCGTTATGGCCTGCAATCAAGTTGGAGGTCTTTCAGGAGCATTTATTCCTGTTTCAGAAGATGAAGGAATGATTGCTGCTGTACAAAATGGTTCTTTAAACCTAGAAAAACTTGAGGCGATGACGGCAATTTGTTCAGTAGGACTAGATATGATCGCTATCCCAGAAAAAACACCGCATGAAACAATTGCTGCTATGATAGCTGACGAAGCTGCTATTGGTGTTATTAACCAAAAAACAACAGCTGTCCGTATCATTCCGAAAGGGAAGGAAGGAGATCTGATTAATTTTGGTGGTTTATTAGGCATGGCACCTGTTATGTCTGTTAATAAAAACTCATCAAATGCCTTTATTCAACGGGGTGGACAGATCCCTGCACCTATTCATAGTTTTAAAAATTGA
- a CDS encoding histidine phosphatase family protein, translated as MTKTRLYIARHGKTMFNTIGRAQGWSDTPLTKFGEEGIRQLGIGLKDANIPFKAAFSSDSGRTMQTMEIILRETENEFLPYTRDKRIREWCFGSLDGAYDSELFLGVLPRTKAFENRNSMREVPYSELAESIVQVDTANWAEPWDVLSKRIYDGFEAIALSIQNSGGGNAVVVSHGMTIGTFLWLIDHNQEKQYIGNGSITVVEFEDGKFTVKTIGDMSYIYRGQEILEGKVSDI; from the coding sequence ATGACAAAAACAAGACTCTATATTGCTAGACATGGAAAAACAATGTTTAATACTATTGGTCGTGCTCAAGGTTGGAGTGATACACCATTAACAAAATTTGGTGAAGAAGGTATTAGACAACTTGGAATTGGATTAAAAGATGCCAATATCCCGTTTAAAGCAGCTTTTTCTAGTGACTCTGGAAGGACCATGCAAACCATGGAAATTATTTTAAGAGAAACGGAAAATGAATTCCTCCCATATACAAGAGATAAACGTATACGTGAGTGGTGTTTTGGAAGTTTAGATGGTGCCTATGATTCAGAACTATTTCTAGGTGTATTACCTAGAACGAAAGCTTTTGAAAATAGAAATAGTATGCGTGAAGTCCCTTATTCTGAATTAGCTGAAAGTATTGTTCAAGTTGATACAGCTAATTGGGCAGAACCTTGGGATGTATTAAGTAAACGTATTTATGATGGTTTTGAAGCGATAGCTCTGTCTATCCAAAATTCTGGTGGCGGTAATGCCGTTGTAGTTAGTCATGGAATGACCATTGGTACATTTTTATGGTTAATCGATCACAATCAAGAAAAACAATATATTGGTAACGGTAGTATCACTGTTGTTGAATTTGAAGATGGTAAATTTACGGTAAAAACAATTGGTGATATGAGTTATATTTATCGTGGACAAGAGATTTTAGAAGGAAAAGTCAGTGATATCTAA
- the gatC gene encoding Asp-tRNA(Asn)/Glu-tRNA(Gln) amidotransferase subunit GatC has translation MKISEEEVRHVAHLSKLSFSDKETTEFATTLTKIVDMVELLNEVDTEGVAITSTMADRKTVIRQDVAEKGTEPKLLFKNVPEKEGHYIKVPAILEDGGDA, from the coding sequence ATGAAAATTTCTGAAGAAGAAGTTCGCCATGTTGCTCATTTATCAAAGTTATCTTTTTCTGATAAAGAAACAACAGAATTTGCAACAACTTTGACAAAAATAGTCGATATGGTTGAACTCTTAAATGAAGTAGACACAGAAGGCGTAGCCATCACCTCAACAATGGCTGATCGTAAAACAGTTATTCGTCAAGATGTAGCTGAAAAAGGAACAGAACCTAAATTACTATTTAAAAATGTCCCTGAAAAAGAAGGGCATTATATTAAAGTTCCAGCAATCTTAGAAGATGGAGGAGATGCATAA
- a CDS encoding GlsB/YeaQ/YmgE family stress response membrane protein produces the protein MILSLIVGAIIGSIAGRITENNNRMGCITNIAAGLIGSSVGQALFGNWGPHLAKMAIFPSILGAVIVVAVVAYFLDKR, from the coding sequence ATGATTTTGTCATTAATTGTAGGCGCCATTATTGGTTCCATTGCAGGTAGAATAACTGAAAATAATAATCGCATGGGATGTATTACTAATATTGCTGCTGGGCTTATTGGCTCTTCAGTAGGTCAAGCACTATTTGGAAATTGGGGACCACATTTAGCTAAAATGGCTATTTTTCCATCTATTCTAGGAGCAGTAATAGTTGTAGCAGTGGTTGCTTATTTTCTTGATAAACGCTAA
- a CDS encoding ACT domain-containing protein: MKAIITVVGRDSKGIVAGVSGKIAALGLNIDDISQTVLDEYFTMMAVVSSENHLDFTTLRDDLTQFGKTLNVKINIQSAAIFDAMHNL; the protein is encoded by the coding sequence ATGAAAGCAATTATCACAGTAGTAGGAAGAGATAGTAAAGGAATAGTAGCAGGAGTTTCTGGAAAAATTGCAGCGTTGGGTCTAAATATTGATGATATTTCACAAACTGTTTTAGACGAATATTTTACAATGATGGCGGTTGTTTCTTCTGAAAATCATTTGGATTTTACAACATTGCGTGATGATTTAACTCAATTTGGTAAAACTTTGAATGTTAAAATTAATATCCAAAGTGCTGCCATATTTGATGCTATGCATAATCTATAG
- a CDS encoding glycoside hydrolase family 73 protein — protein MRARFKLKVFEVIMALISLFIFLPLFFYGTKALSTEIRPVPYNKKEVMKKMASEIKPVAKSYGLKPSLIIGQALLESQYGRTLLASKYHNLYSLPTKSNQNYIDLKTPIYRSGSWANEDMRFSVYHNWTESTIDYLNALRTGRYLDKALYKQLVLAKDDSEAAQLLQYYSFNTDPNYANKLKLMINDNRLTKYDK, from the coding sequence ATGCGAGCGAGATTTAAGTTAAAAGTTTTTGAAGTTATAATGGCCTTAATTTCACTCTTTATTTTTCTTCCTTTATTTTTTTATGGCACAAAAGCACTTTCTACTGAGATTCGACCAGTTCCATATAATAAAAAAGAAGTTATGAAAAAAATGGCTTCTGAGATTAAACCAGTAGCAAAATCTTATGGATTGAAGCCTTCTTTAATCATTGGACAAGCACTCTTGGAATCACAGTATGGTAGGACCTTATTAGCAAGTAAATATCATAATCTATATTCATTGCCGACAAAGTCCAACCAAAACTATATTGATTTAAAAACGCCTATTTATCGATCAGGCTCTTGGGCAAATGAAGATATGCGTTTTAGTGTTTATCATAACTGGACAGAGTCTACAATTGATTATTTGAATGCTTTAAGAACAGGTCGTTATCTTGATAAAGCTTTATACAAGCAACTGGTGTTGGCTAAAGATGACAGCGAAGCGGCACAATTACTTCAATATTATTCATTTAATACAGATCCCAATTATGCCAATAAACTAAAACTTATGATTAATGATAATCGGTTAACAAAATACGATAAATAA
- a CDS encoding cysteine hydrolase family protein, which produces MKAVISVDYTYDFVADEGKLTVGKPAQLIETAIAEVTEAAFNAGDFIVFAIDCHEEKDTYHPETRLFPPHNLKHSAGRNLYGQLGDFYKKHKNKEQIYWLDKRHYSAFSGTDLDIRLRERCIDTVMITGVMTNICVLHTAIDAYQLGYKIELSPSAVASINETDHNWAINHMLTVLGAKCIV; this is translated from the coding sequence ATGAAAGCTGTTATTTCAGTTGATTACACTTACGATTTTGTAGCAGATGAAGGCAAATTAACTGTTGGAAAACCAGCTCAATTAATTGAAACTGCTATAGCTGAAGTAACTGAAGCTGCGTTTAATGCTGGTGATTTTATTGTTTTTGCTATTGACTGTCATGAAGAAAAAGACACTTATCATCCAGAGACTCGTTTATTTCCACCACATAATCTTAAACACAGTGCTGGTCGAAATCTTTATGGGCAATTAGGTGATTTTTATAAAAAACATAAAAACAAGGAACAGATATACTGGTTAGACAAAAGGCATTATTCTGCATTCTCAGGAACTGATTTGGATATTAGGTTAAGAGAACGTTGTATTGATACGGTTATGATAACAGGTGTCATGACGAATATTTGTGTTTTGCATACTGCTATTGATGCTTACCAACTAGGTTATAAAATTGAACTATCACCAAGTGCAGTAGCAAGTATAAATGAGACAGACCATAACTGGGCAATTAATCATATGCTAACAGTTTTAGGTGCAAAATGCATTGTCTAA
- the hrcA gene encoding heat-inducible transcriptional repressor HrcA: MITKRQNDILNLIIELFTQTHEPVGSKALQASIDSSSATIRNDMAKLEKLGLLEKAHTSSGRMPSPAGFKYFVDHSLNLESVNEDDVYQVIKAFDFEAFRPEDILKKASQILSEMTGFTTVILDVEPALQKLTAFDVVQLSNHDALAVLTLDDSKPTTVQFAIPKNFLRRDLLTLKEIVDERLKSNTVMEVHYKLRTEIPQILQKYFSVTDNVLDLFDYIFDNLFQETVFVSGKVNALEFSSLETYQFLDQEQQLALVLRNSLDANQMASVQVADNKEIALSDLTVLNHKFLIPYRGFGLLSLIGPIDMNYKWSVSLVNVIGRVLAFKLRDYYRYLNSNHYEVN, encoded by the coding sequence TTGATAACTAAAAGACAAAACGACATTCTTAACTTAATCATAGAACTTTTTACACAAACACATGAGCCTGTTGGTTCAAAGGCTTTACAAGCTAGTATCGATTCTAGTAGTGCTACTATTAGAAATGATATGGCTAAGCTTGAAAAGTTAGGTTTATTGGAAAAAGCACACACTTCGAGTGGACGGATGCCAAGTCCAGCTGGTTTTAAGTACTTTGTTGATCATTCGCTAAATCTTGAAAGCGTGAATGAAGATGATGTCTATCAAGTCATTAAGGCATTTGATTTTGAAGCATTCAGACCAGAGGATATTTTGAAAAAAGCAAGTCAAATTTTATCTGAAATGACAGGTTTTACAACGGTTATTTTAGATGTGGAACCAGCTTTACAAAAATTAACTGCATTTGATGTTGTTCAACTTTCAAATCATGATGCTTTAGCAGTGCTAACTTTAGACGATTCAAAACCGACAACAGTACAGTTTGCTATTCCAAAAAACTTTTTGAGACGTGATTTGTTAACGCTTAAAGAAATTGTAGATGAACGATTGAAATCAAATACAGTCATGGAAGTGCATTACAAATTGCGAACTGAGATTCCTCAGATTTTACAAAAATATTTCTCCGTGACAGACAATGTTTTAGACTTATTTGATTATATTTTTGATAATCTGTTTCAAGAGACTGTTTTTGTATCTGGAAAGGTTAATGCTCTTGAATTTTCAAGTTTAGAAACTTACCAGTTTTTAGACCAAGAACAACAGTTAGCACTTGTACTGAGAAATTCACTTGATGCGAATCAAATGGCAAGTGTTCAAGTAGCTGATAACAAAGAAATAGCATTGTCTGACCTTACAGTCTTGAATCATAAGTTTTTAATTCCTTATCGTGGTTTTGGATTATTAAGTTTAATTGGTCCAATTGATATGAATTATAAATGGAGTGTTAGTTTAGTAAATGTTATCGGTCGTGTATTAGCATTCAAGTTAAGAGATTATTATCGCTATTTGAATAGCAATCATTATGAAGTAAATTAA
- a CDS encoding DMT family transporter has protein sequence MKVKYGTLLVLSAGTAWGISSVSGQYLMSHGMAVNLLTSLRLLISGIVITFLAFLIQKEKFISLIKKKENILTLFIFSILGLLMNQLAFLSAIKFTNAGTATVLQYLSPVLILLYVSLTKKQLPTFAELLSILFAISGTLIMSTHGQITHMAMTPKGLFWGLLSAFTYSVYIILPAQLIKKWGSLSVIGLGMLIAGIIFPIITKSWQYHVSYDSKTILALFGIIGVGTVFAYTVFLMGTTIVGPVKGSLLACVEPIASVVFAIVIIKQHFYPIDFLGMTLILAAVLIISLRDKVINKEAVKIVRDDIEI, from the coding sequence ATGAAAGTTAAATATGGAACTCTTCTGGTTTTATCTGCTGGAACAGCGTGGGGTATTTCGAGTGTATCTGGTCAGTATCTCATGTCACACGGGATGGCAGTTAATCTTTTGACTTCTTTGAGACTCTTGATTTCAGGTATTGTGATAACATTTTTAGCTTTTCTCATTCAAAAAGAAAAATTTATATCACTAATCAAGAAAAAAGAAAACATATTGACACTTTTTATCTTTAGTATATTAGGATTGTTAATGAATCAACTTGCTTTTTTGTCGGCAATCAAATTTACTAATGCTGGGACAGCTACAGTATTACAATACCTGTCACCAGTTCTCATTTTACTTTATGTATCACTGACCAAGAAACAATTGCCAACTTTTGCAGAGCTTTTATCAATACTCTTTGCTATTTCTGGGACATTAATCATGTCGACACATGGTCAAATCACACATATGGCAATGACACCTAAAGGTCTCTTTTGGGGATTATTATCTGCATTTACTTATTCTGTTTATATTATATTGCCAGCTCAACTCATAAAAAAATGGGGAAGTTTGAGTGTTATCGGACTTGGAATGTTAATTGCAGGAATTATTTTTCCAATTATTACCAAATCATGGCAATACCATGTATCATATGATAGTAAAACAATACTTGCTTTGTTTGGTATCATTGGGGTGGGAACTGTTTTTGCTTATACCGTGTTTTTGATGGGAACTACAATTGTCGGTCCTGTTAAAGGAAGTTTATTAGCATGTGTCGAGCCGATAGCATCAGTTGTTTTTGCAATTGTAATTATTAAACAACATTTTTATCCTATTGACTTTTTAGGAATGACACTAATATTAGCAGCTGTTTTAATAATCAGTTTAAGAGATAAAGTAATTAACAAAGAAGCTGTCAAAATAGTTCGAGATGACATTGAAATATAA
- the gatB gene encoding Asp-tRNA(Asn)/Glu-tRNA(Gln) amidotransferase subunit GatB — MNFETIIGLEVHVELNTNSKIFSPSSAHFGENPNTNTNVIDWSFPGVLPVMNKGVIDAGIKAALALNMSIHQKMHFDRKNYFYPDNPKAYQISQFDEPIGYDGWIDINLEDGSTKKIRIERAHLEEDAGKNTHGTDGYSYVDLNRQGVPLIEIVSEADMRSPEEAYAYLTALKEIIQYTGISDVKMEEGSMRVDANVSLRPYGQEAFGTKTELKNLNSFSNVRKGLEFEVARQAKLLRSGGIIRQETRRYDEANKGTILMRVKEGAADYRYFPEPDLPLFEVDDAWIEEMRKDLPQFPAQRRQRYVSELGLSAYDAQQLTATKALSDFFEKAVLIGGDAKQVSNWLQGEVAQFLNSQSKSILEIELTPENLVEMISIIEDGTISSKIAKKVFVHLAKNGGSARDYVEKAGLVQISDPDVLIPIIHQVFADNEAAVADFKAGKRNADKAFTGYLMKATKGQANPQVALTLLAQELAKLKD, encoded by the coding sequence ATGAATTTTGAAACGATAATTGGATTAGAAGTCCATGTTGAATTAAACACAAATTCAAAAATTTTCTCACCTTCTTCAGCTCATTTTGGGGAAAATCCAAATACCAATACAAATGTCATTGACTGGTCTTTCCCAGGAGTACTTCCTGTAATGAATAAAGGTGTGATTGATGCGGGTATTAAAGCTGCTCTGGCTTTAAATATGTCTATACATCAAAAGATGCACTTTGACCGCAAAAATTATTTTTATCCTGACAATCCAAAAGCTTACCAAATTTCTCAATTTGATGAGCCAATTGGTTATGATGGTTGGATTGATATCAATTTAGAAGATGGCTCGACTAAAAAAATTAGAATTGAACGTGCTCATCTTGAAGAGGATGCAGGGAAAAATACTCATGGAACAGATGGTTATTCTTATGTTGACTTAAACCGTCAAGGTGTTCCTTTGATTGAGATTGTTTCAGAAGCTGATATGAGATCGCCTGAAGAAGCCTATGCTTATCTAACTGCATTAAAAGAAATTATCCAATATACTGGTATTTCAGATGTCAAAATGGAAGAAGGATCAATGCGTGTTGATGCCAATGTGTCATTAAGACCATACGGACAAGAAGCATTTGGAACAAAAACTGAATTGAAAAACTTAAACTCCTTTTCTAATGTTCGAAAAGGGTTAGAATTTGAAGTTGCTCGTCAAGCGAAACTATTGCGTTCAGGTGGTATTATTCGTCAAGAAACACGCCGTTATGATGAAGCAAATAAAGGCACAATCTTGATGCGTGTTAAAGAAGGTGCGGCTGATTACCGTTATTTCCCAGAACCTGATCTGCCATTATTTGAAGTTGATGATGCTTGGATAGAAGAAATGCGAAAAGATTTGCCGCAATTTCCAGCTCAAAGACGTCAACGTTATGTTTCTGAATTAGGCTTATCAGCTTATGATGCACAGCAATTAACAGCAACAAAAGCCTTGTCTGACTTTTTTGAAAAGGCAGTTTTAATTGGTGGTGATGCTAAGCAAGTTTCAAATTGGTTACAAGGTGAAGTCGCACAATTCTTAAATAGTCAATCTAAATCAATTTTAGAAATTGAATTGACACCTGAGAATCTAGTTGAAATGATTTCTATCATCGAAGATGGTACCATTTCATCTAAAATTGCTAAGAAAGTTTTTGTGCATTTGGCTAAAAATGGCGGTTCTGCGCGTGATTATGTCGAGAAAGCAGGACTGGTTCAAATTTCAGATCCAGACGTACTTATTCCTATTATTCATCAAGTCTTTGCAGATAATGAAGCTGCAGTTGCTGACTTTAAAGCAGGAAAACGCAATGCTGATAAAGCTTTTACAGGTTATTTAATGAAGGCGACAAAAGGTCAAGCAAACCCACAAGTTGCCTTGACTTTATTAGCACAAGAACTAGCTAAATTAAAAGACTAA